The stretch of DNA GCGCCACCCAGCCGGTCCCCGCGGTGGCCAGCCACAGCAGGCTCGCCGACCGGGTGGGCGACGGCAGTTGGGGCTCGCACGAGGGCGGACTGCCCGCCGCGAGGCCCCGGGCCGCGAGCAACGCGTGGAAGCGGGCGGCGACGAGACGGTGGCCCCGCTCGCCGGGGTGCAGCCGGTCCGCGCTCCACAGGGTGCGGTCGGCCACCCACTCGTCCTCCGCGAGGTGCAGGTGGACGGCGCCGTAGCGCTCGGACAGCGCGTGTACGACGGCGTTGACTGCGCGTTGCCGCCTGGCCAGTGGACGGGCCAGCGCCCCCGGGAGGCCGAGCATGGCCCCGGGGTCGGGAAGGCAGGCGGTGAGCAGCTGGGCTCCTTGCTGTGCGCAGGCGCCGTAGATCTCGTCCAGCCGCGCGGCCACGGCACGGATGTCGAACGTACAGCGGAGGGTGTCGTTGACGCCGACGACTACGGAGACCAGGTCGGGCCGCAGCTTCAGCGCCTCGGGCAGCTGCCGGTTCAGCACGTCCGAGGTCTGGGCTCCGCTGACGGCGACGTTGTGGAACTCGACGTCACCGCAGGACGGGGCGAGCAGCGCGGCCCACCCCCGCCACCCCTCCCCCACGGGGTCCCCGATACCCTCGGTGAGGGAGTCCCCCATGGCGACGAAACGCAGCGGCTTCACGAGGCACGTCCCTCGCGGGAAGCATGCCCGCCGCCAGGAGCTCCGGCTCCGAGCCCCGCCTCATGCGCCCCCAAGAACGCCGCGACCGCCCCCTCCCACCCGAAGCACTCCGCACGCGCGCGTGCCGTCTCCCTGCGGGCATGCTCCGGGCGAGCCAGGAGAGCCTGGGCGGCGGTCGCGAACGCCTCGCCGCTGTCCGTCGCCACCGCGCCCGCACCGCCCACGATCTCCGGAAGCGCCGACGACGCGCTGGCCACCACCGGCGTACCGCACGCCAGCGCCTCCAGGGCCGCGAGCCCGAACGTCTCGCAGGGGCCGGGAGCGAGGCAGACGTCAGCCGTGGCCTGCAGTGCCCCCAGGGCAGCACGGTCCGCGAGGTGCCCCAGGAACGTCACGGGCAACCGCCGGTCGCGCGCCCGCAGTTCGAGACGGGCACGCAGCGGCCCGTCCCCCGCCACCACAAGGACCGCCGGAACACCCCGGCCGCGGAGCGCCTCCAGGGCGTCCAGCGCCGTACCCGGCCGTTTCTCCACGGACAGCCGGGAGCAGAGCACAAGGAGCACCTCGCCCACTCGCGCGTGGCGGGCACGCACGCGTGGATCACGCAGGCCCGGACGGCTGCCCACGAGGTCCACACCGAGTGGCGCGCGGACGACATTGCGCGCCCCGATGCGGACGAACTCACGCTCGGCCCACTCCGTGGTGCACACGACCCGCGCATAGGCGTGCGCGGTACGGGAGTTGAGGGCGTCGGCCGCACGCAGGGCGGCCTGCTCGGGCATGCCCCAGGAGCTGAGGACGCCGTGCGCCGTCTCGTGGGAGACCATCACGGCCGGGATCCTGCGGTGCCTGGCCCAGGCGCCGGTCCAGCGCAGGGTCGTGCGGTCGGAGACCTCGATGCGGTCGGGGGCCAGGCGTTCGAGGACCCGGGCCACCCTTCGGCGGTCCGTGAGGACGCGGTAGC from Streptomyces sp. BA2 encodes:
- a CDS encoding glycosyltransferase, giving the protein MRAALYRESTVRPGGPRSDALRIVRLANFVAPSSGGLRTALRELGRGYRAVGHEPVLIVPGERAGIRDTDQGRIVTLPGPLLPGTGGYRVLTDRRRVARVLERLAPDRIEVSDRTTLRWTGAWARHRRIPAVMVSHETAHGVLSSWGMPEQAALRAADALNSRTAHAYARVVCTTEWAEREFVRIGARNVVRAPLGVDLVGSRPGLRDPRVRARHARVGEVLLVLCSRLSVEKRPGTALDALEALRGRGVPAVLVVAGDGPLRARLELRARDRRLPVTFLGHLADRAALGALQATADVCLAPGPCETFGLAALEALACGTPVVASASSALPEIVGGAGAVATDSGEAFATAAQALLARPEHARRETARARAECFGWEGAVAAFLGAHEAGLGAGAPGGGHASREGRAS
- a CDS encoding GDSL-type esterase/lipase family protein, with protein sequence MKPLRFVAMGDSLTEGIGDPVGEGWRGWAALLAPSCGDVEFHNVAVSGAQTSDVLNRQLPEALKLRPDLVSVVVGVNDTLRCTFDIRAVAARLDEIYGACAQQGAQLLTACLPDPGAMLGLPGALARPLARRQRAVNAVVHALSERYGAVHLHLAEDEWVADRTLWSADRLHPGERGHRLVAARFHALLAARGLAAGSPPSCEPQLPSPTRSASLLWLATAGTGWVARRCTDLLPQLLTLAADEVRHQVRGSSARLDLSATHAVTAALAALTAAEQPDAA